The Oscillospiraceae bacterium genome includes a window with the following:
- a CDS encoding DUF1016 domain-containing protein, whose amino-acid sequence MGELVNTNTMISEIKEVLQTARFNVAQQVNSELLTAYWNIGKIIVEHEQGNNERAEYGKQTLKELSKVLTREFGKGFSVSNIQFMRRFYQNYQIQQTASVKLSWSHYCELLSISDGDKRSFYEKECVNSNWSVRELKRQIATSLYERVLLSEGKTNKETVFSLAQKGIEINTPKDIIKDPYVFEFLGLPENKPMLESDLEKALVNQIEKFLLELGRGFMFVGTQQRVTLNNTHYYVDMVFYNKILRAYVLIELKTIKLLPEAVGQLNMYLNYYEQEVNDTDDNKPIGIILCTDKDSVAAEYALGGLSNNIFASKYTYCIPNKEDLIAQVEAVLNDYHKKDRN is encoded by the coding sequence ATGGGTGAATTGGTAAATACTAATACTATGATTAGTGAAATTAAAGAAGTTTTACAAACTGCACGGTTTAATGTTGCTCAGCAGGTAAACTCTGAACTTTTAACGGCATATTGGAATATCGGAAAAATCATTGTCGAACACGAACAAGGCAATAACGAACGTGCCGAGTACGGAAAACAAACCTTAAAAGAGTTATCGAAAGTATTAACACGTGAATTTGGAAAAGGCTTTTCTGTTTCCAACATTCAATTTATGCGGCGATTTTATCAAAATTATCAAATTCAACAGACAGCGTCTGTTAAATTGAGCTGGTCACATTACTGCGAATTGCTTTCAATTTCCGATGGAGATAAACGCAGTTTTTATGAAAAAGAATGTGTAAATTCAAACTGGTCTGTCAGAGAATTGAAAAGGCAAATTGCAACTTCTCTGTATGAGCGAGTATTACTCTCGGAAGGTAAAACTAATAAAGAGACTGTTTTCTCACTTGCTCAAAAAGGCATTGAAATCAATACCCCGAAAGATATAATTAAAGACCCCTACGTGTTTGAGTTTTTAGGTTTACCTGAAAATAAACCTATGTTAGAGAGCGATCTTGAAAAAGCACTGGTAAACCAAATTGAAAAGTTTTTACTCGAGCTCGGCAGAGGATTTATGTTTGTAGGCACTCAGCAGAGAGTAACCCTTAATAATACTCACTATTATGTGGATATGGTTTTCTATAACAAAATTCTTCGCGCCTATGTTCTAATTGAATTAAAAACTATAAAACTTTTACCTGAGGCAGTTGGACAACTTAATATGTATCTTAATTATTACGAGCAGGAAGTAAATGACACTGACGATAATAAGCCTATCGGAATTATTCTTTGCACAGATAAGGATAGCGTGGCTGCCGAATATGCTTTAGGCGGACTTTCAAACAATATCTTTGCTTCAAAATACACTTATTGCATACCAAACAAGGAAGATCTTATTGCGCAGGTAGAAGCAGTGCTGAATGATTATCATAAAAAAGACAGAAATTAA
- a CDS encoding helix-turn-helix transcriptional regulator, protein MDTRKAIANRLLELCEEKRLSVNALARLSAVPPSTLKNIINGGSKNAGVVTLKKLCDGLEISLYDFFNTETFKTLEQEIK, encoded by the coding sequence ATGGATACAAGAAAAGCCATAGCAAATAGATTATTAGAGCTATGTGAGGAAAAAAGATTATCGGTAAATGCACTTGCAAGACTTTCAGCCGTTCCGCCCTCAACATTAAAGAATATAATTAACGGCGGTAGCAAAAACGCAGGTGTTGTTACACTTAAGAAATTATGTGACGGCTTAGAAATATCCCTTTATGACTTTTTCAACACCGAAACATTTAAAACGCTTGAGCAAGAAATCAAATAA